A genomic stretch from Tenrec ecaudatus isolate mTenEca1 chromosome X, mTenEca1.hap1, whole genome shotgun sequence includes:
- the GPR174 gene encoding putative G-protein coupled receptor 174, which produces MLANDTCSESSVENTDFRYFIYAVTYSIILVPGLIGNILALWVFYGYMKETKRAVIFMINLAIADLLQILSLPLRVFYYLNHDWPFGTGLCMFCFYLKYVNMYASIYFLVCISVRRFCFLMYPFRFNDYKQKYDLYISIAGWLIICLVCLLFPLLRTGFDTPRNRTKCFVDLPTKSVNLAQSVSMMAVGELIGFITPLLIVLYCTWKTVLSLQNQYPVAQDLGEKKKALKMIVTCAGVFLICFGPYHFSFPLDFLVKSNKIESCLARRVILMFHSVALCLASLNSCLDPVIYYFTTNEFRRRISRQDLHDSIQLHAKFLVNNHTNSSELC; this is translated from the coding sequence ATGCTTGCTAATGACACTTGTAGTGAGTCAAGTGTAGAAAATACAGATTTTCGGTATTTCATCTATGCAGTGACATATTCTATCATTCTTGTACCAGGTCTCATAGGAAacatattggccttatgggtatTTTATGGCTATATGAAAGAAACCAAGCGGGCTGTGATATTCATGATAAATTTAGCCATTGCTGACTTACTACAAATTCTATCCTTGCCACTGAGGGTCTTTTATTACTTGAATCATGACTGGCCATTTGGGactggactatgcatgttctgtTTCTACCTGAAGTATGTTAACATGTATGCAAGCATCTATTTCTTGGTTTGCATCAGTGTGAGGCGATTTTGTTTTCTCATGTACCCCTTTCGCTTCAATGACTACAAGCAGAAATATGACCTTTACATCAGCATTGCTGGCTGGCTGATCATCTGCCTTGTCTGTCTGCTCTTCCCTCTTCTCAGAACTGGTTTTGACACCCCACGCAACAGAACCAAATGCTTTGTGGACCTTCCTACCAAGAGTGTCAATCTGGCTCAGTCTGTTTCCATGATGGCTGTGGGAGAGTTGATTGGGTTCATTACGCCTCTTCTGATTGTTCTGTATTGTACCTGGAAGACAGTTTTATCACTGCAAAATCAATATCCTGTGGCCCAAGACcttggagagaaaaagaaagcccTGAAGATGATTGTAACCTGTGCAGGGGTATTTCTAATTTGTTTTGGACCTTATCATTTCAGTTTTCCTTTAGATTTCTTGGTCAAGTCTAACAAAATTGAAAGTTGCCTAGCCAGAAGAGTAATTctgatgtttcattctgtggctCTGTGCCTTGCTAGTCTGAATTCCTGCCTTGACCCAGTCATATACTACTTTACTACTAATGAGTTCAGAAGGCGGATTTCAAGGCAGGATTTGCATGATAGCATCCAACTCCATGCCAAGTTCTTAGTGAACAACCATACGAATTCATCAGAATTATGCTAA